In a single window of the Papaver somniferum cultivar HN1 chromosome 8, ASM357369v1, whole genome shotgun sequence genome:
- the LOC113302834 gene encoding inosine triphosphate pyrophosphatase translates to MAAMRAGGLVLTRPVTFVTGNAKKLEEVRAILGTSLPFQSLKLDLPELQGEPEEISKEKARLAAIQVNGPVLVEDTCLCFNALQGLPGPYIKWFLQKIGHEGLNNLLLAYEDKSAYAMCVFSLALGPNTEPITFLGKTMGKIVPARGPNDFGWDPIFQPDGYDLTYAEMPKEEKNKISHRSRSLSMVKSHFSEAGYTFQIDSST, encoded by the coding sequence ATGGCGGCAATGAGGGCAGGGGGTTTGGTATTGACGCGCCCTGTAACGTTTGTGACTGGAAATGCTAAAAAGCTGGAGGAAGTTCGTGCTATTCTGGGCACATCATTACCTTTCCAGTCGCTAAAACTTGACTTGCCAGAGTTACAAGGAGAGCCTGAGGAAATCTCGAAAGAAAAAGCTAGATTAGCTGCAATTCAAGTAAATGGACCGGTGCTTGTTGAAGACACATGCCTTTGTTTTAATGCCCTTCAAGGTTTACCAGGACCTTACATCAAATGGTTTCTTCAGAAGATTGGTCATGAAGGTTTGAATAATTTACTGTTGGCTTACGAGGATAAATCTGCTTATGCTATGTGTGTGTTTTCCCTTGCCCTTGGGCCTAATACTGAACCGATAACATTTCTTGGGAAAACGATGGGAAAGATAGTGCCAGCAAGAGGACCAAATGATTTTGGGTGGGATCCTATCTTTCAACCAGATGGCTATGACCTGACTTATGCAGAAATGCCAAAGGAAGAGAAGAACAAGATATCCCACCGCTCGAGGTCTCTTTCCATGGTAAAGTCCCACTTCTCTGAGGCTGGTTACACATTTCAGATAGATTCATCCACCTAA
- the LOC113304337 gene encoding DNA-directed RNA polymerase IV subunit 1-like isoform X1 has translation MDKDVILEQPTGVLTGIKFSLLTEEDLEKHSAVSVESVNDVTDPKMGVPNMSSECTTCGAKDIKTCEGHNGIVKLPIDLFHPFFTSEIAQILNQVCPGCKSVRTKGPSSMTETSASPYYAQQFTCKYCVKSSTDWYPKMKFKAAGARDYFGKNISEIIVEVTDKIPRKYFSKGLELPMDYWDFIMKDPQQVETDYKSHRRSLTPLQVCNILKDVDPNFIKSIVPKRILLFLSAILVTPNCGRVVEMANLLTTGQSMIFDDRTKAYKRLVDFKRSANELGSRVADCLSVSKLNTGKSSNNKLDSFNNKFDFPNKKPDSSKTGHQWVKDVMLGKMTDNSFRMVIVGDPRIKLGEIGIPNDIAERLEVTECLNSWNWQKLNMCANSRLLEKGVLIVRRKGKKACVFKTDDLKIGDAVYRPLEEGDLVMINRPPSLHQHSIIALSVKILPTGSVASLNPLICDPLRGDFDGDCLQCYVPQSIDSRVELRELVTLNQQLVNGQNGQSLLSVSHDSLAAAYLLRKDDVYLNKAQIQQLEMLSLHLPPFPAIVKAPTPEMKEDEACLHQRPIEQLEMLASHHFRSPAIVKAPNFQRSMWTGKQLLSMLMPQDFNFDFPVNGICISEGEILSSSLESAWLQDTDDSIYSTLVRNYGDKTLDILFSAQEILLEWISMRGFSVSLSDIYLSSNSCSRGNMVEEVSMGLQEATQAFRTKDFLINRTCMENLLRDSEDTHNCETFEVDDIDKRLYDLTEINIGAYQDVFRDVQRLVYHYASKENSMLAMVRSGSKGSLLKLVHQSLCLGLQHSSAPLSFRVPSMLSCSARNHRDFDTPGSHILYAVIENSFLSGLDPLECYVHSVSNRDSSFGENAEIPGTLFRKIMFYMRDLYLAYDGTVRNAYGNQLVQFSYGVSDKVTSTEDEISCQISTGSDRRCGGEPVGSLAACSISEAAYSALDKPLSSVEDSLLLKLKKLLMSSKTKTAEVQNVTLFLSKKLKRLNYGSEYGAIAVKSHLEKVLFSEVISDTAIVFSEENCQTHLSPWICHFHISKEEMQKKGLNVASISSALEKNCCSNLSKQKFELPVMHLDSRSHCSMAGSETSCIVGSVDIEEACSNQLAGVRDVMMPFLLGTVIKGFVEVEKVDIVWNDLPRGSRTSSSGEMCLRVSMARKFKNFKFWSIIKNACLPIMDLIDWERSYPNSINDVSHAYGIEAAWAHFFRSLKSVTSDIGKSILEEHLLLIADRLSFTGEFLGLTAKGLITQTSTPSPFNQACFSRPLFNFVQAAKDEAKDDLSGTLDAVAWGKKVPVGTGGNFEIIYSQKDDQVDKLDIFNTLSTQPIYKDAQKASPKKGDKWDNYSFADGFAIPATPVKSESIPKAVGNASPSENDILDMVFQLQNILYKYPVGHSLSEDEISTMICALSYHPRGNEKVGSGLREIKVGYHPKYNSRCFNVVRTDGSIEDFSYRKCVFEAAKRISIHCAESIMKRFKNDNNNSYLVQEHN, from the exons ATGGATAAGGACGTGATTCTAGAGCAGCCTACTGGTGTCTTGACTGGCATAAAGTTTAGTCTTTTGACTGAAGAAGACTTG GAAAAGCACTCCGCCGTCTCAGTAGAATCTGTGAATGATGTTACAGATCCTAAGATGGGGGTACCAAATATGTCATCCGAGTGTACAACATGCGGGGCCAAAGACATAAAAACCTGTGAAG GACATAATGGGATTGTTAAATTGCCAATAGATCTTTTCCATCCCTTCTTCACTTCAGAAATTGCGCAAATTCTGAATCAAGTCTGTCCGGGTTGCAAGTCCGTCAGGACGAAG GGCCCGAGCTCAATGACAGAAACTTCAGCTTCCCCATATTATGCTCAACAATTTACGTGCAAATATTGTGTT AAAAGCTCAACTGATTGGTATCCTAAAATGAAGTTTAAAGCTGCGGGTGcgagagattattttggaaagaatatttcagaaattattgtaGAAGTGACAGACAAGATTCCTAGGAAGTACTTCAGTAAGGGTCTTGAACTGCCAATGGATTACTGGGATTTTATTATGAAAGACCCGCAACAAGTAGAAACTGATTATAAATCCCACAGAAGATCTCTGACACCATTACAG GTTTGTAATATATTAAAGGATGTTGATCCGAACTTCATCAAAAGCATTGTTCCAAAGCGTATATTGCTTTTTCTTTCTGCAATATTAGTTACACCCAATTGTGGCCGCGTGGTGGAGATGGCCAATCTACTCACTACTGGGCAGAGTATGATTTTT GATGATCGTACCAAAGCTTACAAACGGCTTGTTGATTTTAAAAGAAGTGCTAATGAACTTGGCTCCCGCGTGGCCGACTGCTTAAGTGTTTCCAAG CTAAACACTGGAAAGTCGTCCAACAATAAATTAGATTCTTTCAACAATAAATTTGATTTTCCAAACAAGAAACCAGATTCTTCTAAAACTGGTCATCAATGGGTTAAAGATGTTATGCTTGGCAAGATGACGGATAATTCTTTCCGTATGGTTATTGTTGGTGACCCGAGGATTAAATTGGGTGAAATTGGTATACCAAATGATATTGCAGAAAGGTTGGAGGTTACTGAGTGCCTAAACTCGTGGAATTGGCAAAAGTTAAATATGTGTGCCAATTCCCGTCTTCTGGAAAAAGGAGTCCTTATTGTAAGGAGAAAGGGTAAAAAGGCTTGCGTGTTCAAGACGGACGATCTGAAAATTGGTGACGCTGTCTATAGGCCTTTAGAAGAAGGCGATCTTGTGATGATTAATCGACCTCCATCTTTGCATCAACACTCTATAATTGCTTTATCTGTTAAGATCCTGCCGACAGGCTCGGTTGCTTCCTTAAACCCACTTATATGTGATCCTCTCCGTGGGGATTTTGATGGTGATTGTCTTCAATGTTATGTTCCACAATCCATTGACTCCAGGGTGGAGTTGAGGGAGCTTGTTACTTTAAACCAGCAACTAGTAAATGGACAAAATGGACAGAGCCTACTTTCGGTGAGTCATGATAGCTTAGCTGCTGCTTATTTGCTAAGGAAAGATGATGTTTACTTGAATAAAGCACAAATTCAGCAGTTAGAAATGTTGTCTCTTCATCTTCCCCCCTTTCCTGCCATTGTGAAAGCACCCACACCCGAAATGAAGGAGGATGAAGCATGCTTGCATCAGCGACCCATCGAGCAGTTAGAAATGTTGGCTTCTCATCATTTTCGCTCTCCTGCTATTGTTAAAGCACCCAATTTTCAGAGATCTATGTGGACTGGTAAGCAGCTACTGAGCATGTTAATGCCGCAAgactttaattttgattttccagTGAATGGTATCTGCATATCTGAGGGAGAGATACTATCTTCTTCACTGGAGTCTGCTTGGCTGCAAGATACGGATGATAGCATTTACTCTACTCTGGTCAGGAATTATGGGGATAAAACTCTTGACATCCTGTTTTCTGCTCAGGAGATATTGTTGGAATGGATATCAATGAGGGGTTTTAGTGTTTCTTTGTCAGATATATACCTATCTTCTAATTCATGCTCCAGAGGAAATATGGTTGAGGAAGTGAGCATGGGTTTACAAGAAGCTACCCAAGCATTTCGAACCAAGGACTTTCTGATAAATCGTACGTGTATGGAGAATCTTCTGAGAGATAGTGAAGACACCCATAATTGTGAAACTTTTGAAGTGGATGATATCGACAAAAGGTTATATGACTTGACCGAAATAAACATTGGTGCATATCAGGATGTCTTTCGTGATGTCCAAAGGCTGGTGTACCATTATGCATCGAAGGAAAACTCGATGCTTGCTATGGTTAGATCGGGAAGCAAGGGTAGTTTACTGAAATTAGTTCACCAAAGCCTGTGTCTTGGTTTACAACATTCGAGTGCTCCATTATCTTTTAGAGTGCCCAGCATGCTTTCATGTTCTGCAAGGAATCATAGAGATTTTGATACTCCTGGATCCCACATTCTTTACGCCGTGATTGAAAATTCTTTCCTCAGTGGCTTGGACCCTTTAGAATGTTATGTGCATTCGGTGTCAAATCGGGATAGTTCTTTTGGAGAAAATGCTGAGATTCCTGGAACTTTGTTTCGAAAGATTATGTTCTACATGCGTGATTTATACCTTGCGTATGATGGGACGGTTAGGAATGCATATGGAAACCAGCTTGTCCAATTCTCTTATGGTGTATCTGATAAGGTTACATCCACTGAGGATGAGATATCTTGCCAGATTAGTACTGGCAGTGACAGAAGATGTGGCGGCGAACCTGTGGGCTCGTTGGCTGCATGCTCCATTTCTGAAGCAGCATATAGCGCCTTAGATAAGCCACTTTCTAGTGTGGAAGATTCTTTATTGCTGAAGCTAAAG AAATTATTGATGTCTTCAAAGACGAAGACAGCGGAGGTCCAGAATGTAACACTGTTTCTGTCTAAGAAACTAAAAAGATTGAATTATGGATCTGAGTATGGAGCCATAGCAGTTAAGAGTCATCTGGAGAAAGTTCTTTTTTCAGAAGTTATTTCTGACACTGCAATTGT TTTTTCTGAAGAAAATTGTCAGACCCATCTTAGTCCATGGATCTGCCACTTTCACATTAGCAAG GAAGAGATGCAGAAGAAAGGGCTGAATGTTGCATCTATATCGAGTGCTCTCGAAAAGAATTGTTGCTCTAACTTGAGCAAACAGAAGTTTGAACTGCCAGTCATGCATCTTGATAGCAGAAG TCATTGCTCGATGGCTGGTTCAGAAACCAGTTGTATTGTGGGGTCTGTTGACATCGAAGAGGCTTGTTCCAACCAATTGGCTGGTGTTCGTGACGTGATGATGCCATTTTTGCTTGGGACGGTCATCAAAG GGTTCGTGGAGGTTGAGAAAGTAGATATCGTGTGGAATGATTTGCCCAGGGGATCTCGTACAAGTTCTTCTGGTGAAATGTGTCTAAGAGTTTCCATGGCCAGAAAATTCAAGAACTTCAAGTTCTGGAGTATTATTAAGAATGCCTGTCTCCCCATTATGGATCTAATCGATTGGGAACGCAGTTATCCGAACAGCATCAATGATGTATCTCATGCCTATGGGATAGAGGCTGCATGGGCACACTTTTTCAGA AGTTTGAAGTCTGTAACATCTGATATAGGAAAGAGTATTCTTGAAGAACATCTGCTCCTCATTGCAGATCGTTTGTCTTTTACAGGGGAGTTTCTCGGTTTAACTGCCAAAGGATTAATAACTCAGACATCCACCCCATCTCCATTTAATCAAGCATGCTTCAGT AGACCTCTCTTCAATTTCGTCCAAGCTGCAAAGGATGAAGCTAAAGATGATCTTTCAGGGACCCTAGACGCAGTTGCATGGGGCAAGAAAGTTCCCGTTGGCACTGGTGGCAACTTTGAGATTATTTATTCGCAAAAG GATGACCAAGTTGACAAACTGGATATCTTTAATACGTTATCTACCCAACCGATTTATAAAGACGCGCAAAAGGCGTCCCCTAAAAAAGGTGACAAATGGGATAACTATTCATTTGCAGATGGATTTGCAATCCCAGCTACGCCCGTTAAGTCAGAAAGCATCCCAAAGGCAGTTGGTAACGCTTCTCCTTCAGAAAATGACATATTAGACATGGTCTTTCAATTGCAGAACATCTTGTACAA GTATCCGGTTGGGCATTCTTTGAGTGAAGACGAGATATCCACAATGATTTGTGCTTTGAGTTATCACCCTCGAGGAAATGAGAAGGTGGGATCTGGACTTCGTGAAATTAAG GTTGGTTACCATCCGAAGTATAATTCTCGCTGTTTCAATGTAGTAAGAACTGACGGTAGCATTGAAGATTTCTCGTACCGAAAGTGTGTTTTCGAAGCAGCAAAACGAATTTCTATTCATTGTGCTGAATCGATAATGAAACGGTTTAAGAATGATAACAACAACAGTTACCTGGTGCAAGAGCACAATTGA
- the LOC113304337 gene encoding DNA-directed RNA polymerase IV subunit 1-like isoform X2, producing MTETSASPYYAQQFTCKYCVKSSTDWYPKMKFKAAGARDYFGKNISEIIVEVTDKIPRKYFSKGLELPMDYWDFIMKDPQQVETDYKSHRRSLTPLQVCNILKDVDPNFIKSIVPKRILLFLSAILVTPNCGRVVEMANLLTTGQSMIFDDRTKAYKRLVDFKRSANELGSRVADCLSVSKLNTGKSSNNKLDSFNNKFDFPNKKPDSSKTGHQWVKDVMLGKMTDNSFRMVIVGDPRIKLGEIGIPNDIAERLEVTECLNSWNWQKLNMCANSRLLEKGVLIVRRKGKKACVFKTDDLKIGDAVYRPLEEGDLVMINRPPSLHQHSIIALSVKILPTGSVASLNPLICDPLRGDFDGDCLQCYVPQSIDSRVELRELVTLNQQLVNGQNGQSLLSVSHDSLAAAYLLRKDDVYLNKAQIQQLEMLSLHLPPFPAIVKAPTPEMKEDEACLHQRPIEQLEMLASHHFRSPAIVKAPNFQRSMWTGKQLLSMLMPQDFNFDFPVNGICISEGEILSSSLESAWLQDTDDSIYSTLVRNYGDKTLDILFSAQEILLEWISMRGFSVSLSDIYLSSNSCSRGNMVEEVSMGLQEATQAFRTKDFLINRTCMENLLRDSEDTHNCETFEVDDIDKRLYDLTEINIGAYQDVFRDVQRLVYHYASKENSMLAMVRSGSKGSLLKLVHQSLCLGLQHSSAPLSFRVPSMLSCSARNHRDFDTPGSHILYAVIENSFLSGLDPLECYVHSVSNRDSSFGENAEIPGTLFRKIMFYMRDLYLAYDGTVRNAYGNQLVQFSYGVSDKVTSTEDEISCQISTGSDRRCGGEPVGSLAACSISEAAYSALDKPLSSVEDSLLLKLKKLLMSSKTKTAEVQNVTLFLSKKLKRLNYGSEYGAIAVKSHLEKVLFSEVISDTAIVFSEENCQTHLSPWICHFHISKEEMQKKGLNVASISSALEKNCCSNLSKQKFELPVMHLDSRSHCSMAGSETSCIVGSVDIEEACSNQLAGVRDVMMPFLLGTVIKGFVEVEKVDIVWNDLPRGSRTSSSGEMCLRVSMARKFKNFKFWSIIKNACLPIMDLIDWERSYPNSINDVSHAYGIEAAWAHFFRSLKSVTSDIGKSILEEHLLLIADRLSFTGEFLGLTAKGLITQTSTPSPFNQACFSRPLFNFVQAAKDEAKDDLSGTLDAVAWGKKVPVGTGGNFEIIYSQKDDQVDKLDIFNTLSTQPIYKDAQKASPKKGDKWDNYSFADGFAIPATPVKSESIPKAVGNASPSENDILDMVFQLQNILYKYPVGHSLSEDEISTMICALSYHPRGNEKVGSGLREIKVGYHPKYNSRCFNVVRTDGSIEDFSYRKCVFEAAKRISIHCAESIMKRFKNDNNNSYLVQEHN from the exons ATGACAGAAACTTCAGCTTCCCCATATTATGCTCAACAATTTACGTGCAAATATTGTGTT AAAAGCTCAACTGATTGGTATCCTAAAATGAAGTTTAAAGCTGCGGGTGcgagagattattttggaaagaatatttcagaaattattgtaGAAGTGACAGACAAGATTCCTAGGAAGTACTTCAGTAAGGGTCTTGAACTGCCAATGGATTACTGGGATTTTATTATGAAAGACCCGCAACAAGTAGAAACTGATTATAAATCCCACAGAAGATCTCTGACACCATTACAG GTTTGTAATATATTAAAGGATGTTGATCCGAACTTCATCAAAAGCATTGTTCCAAAGCGTATATTGCTTTTTCTTTCTGCAATATTAGTTACACCCAATTGTGGCCGCGTGGTGGAGATGGCCAATCTACTCACTACTGGGCAGAGTATGATTTTT GATGATCGTACCAAAGCTTACAAACGGCTTGTTGATTTTAAAAGAAGTGCTAATGAACTTGGCTCCCGCGTGGCCGACTGCTTAAGTGTTTCCAAG CTAAACACTGGAAAGTCGTCCAACAATAAATTAGATTCTTTCAACAATAAATTTGATTTTCCAAACAAGAAACCAGATTCTTCTAAAACTGGTCATCAATGGGTTAAAGATGTTATGCTTGGCAAGATGACGGATAATTCTTTCCGTATGGTTATTGTTGGTGACCCGAGGATTAAATTGGGTGAAATTGGTATACCAAATGATATTGCAGAAAGGTTGGAGGTTACTGAGTGCCTAAACTCGTGGAATTGGCAAAAGTTAAATATGTGTGCCAATTCCCGTCTTCTGGAAAAAGGAGTCCTTATTGTAAGGAGAAAGGGTAAAAAGGCTTGCGTGTTCAAGACGGACGATCTGAAAATTGGTGACGCTGTCTATAGGCCTTTAGAAGAAGGCGATCTTGTGATGATTAATCGACCTCCATCTTTGCATCAACACTCTATAATTGCTTTATCTGTTAAGATCCTGCCGACAGGCTCGGTTGCTTCCTTAAACCCACTTATATGTGATCCTCTCCGTGGGGATTTTGATGGTGATTGTCTTCAATGTTATGTTCCACAATCCATTGACTCCAGGGTGGAGTTGAGGGAGCTTGTTACTTTAAACCAGCAACTAGTAAATGGACAAAATGGACAGAGCCTACTTTCGGTGAGTCATGATAGCTTAGCTGCTGCTTATTTGCTAAGGAAAGATGATGTTTACTTGAATAAAGCACAAATTCAGCAGTTAGAAATGTTGTCTCTTCATCTTCCCCCCTTTCCTGCCATTGTGAAAGCACCCACACCCGAAATGAAGGAGGATGAAGCATGCTTGCATCAGCGACCCATCGAGCAGTTAGAAATGTTGGCTTCTCATCATTTTCGCTCTCCTGCTATTGTTAAAGCACCCAATTTTCAGAGATCTATGTGGACTGGTAAGCAGCTACTGAGCATGTTAATGCCGCAAgactttaattttgattttccagTGAATGGTATCTGCATATCTGAGGGAGAGATACTATCTTCTTCACTGGAGTCTGCTTGGCTGCAAGATACGGATGATAGCATTTACTCTACTCTGGTCAGGAATTATGGGGATAAAACTCTTGACATCCTGTTTTCTGCTCAGGAGATATTGTTGGAATGGATATCAATGAGGGGTTTTAGTGTTTCTTTGTCAGATATATACCTATCTTCTAATTCATGCTCCAGAGGAAATATGGTTGAGGAAGTGAGCATGGGTTTACAAGAAGCTACCCAAGCATTTCGAACCAAGGACTTTCTGATAAATCGTACGTGTATGGAGAATCTTCTGAGAGATAGTGAAGACACCCATAATTGTGAAACTTTTGAAGTGGATGATATCGACAAAAGGTTATATGACTTGACCGAAATAAACATTGGTGCATATCAGGATGTCTTTCGTGATGTCCAAAGGCTGGTGTACCATTATGCATCGAAGGAAAACTCGATGCTTGCTATGGTTAGATCGGGAAGCAAGGGTAGTTTACTGAAATTAGTTCACCAAAGCCTGTGTCTTGGTTTACAACATTCGAGTGCTCCATTATCTTTTAGAGTGCCCAGCATGCTTTCATGTTCTGCAAGGAATCATAGAGATTTTGATACTCCTGGATCCCACATTCTTTACGCCGTGATTGAAAATTCTTTCCTCAGTGGCTTGGACCCTTTAGAATGTTATGTGCATTCGGTGTCAAATCGGGATAGTTCTTTTGGAGAAAATGCTGAGATTCCTGGAACTTTGTTTCGAAAGATTATGTTCTACATGCGTGATTTATACCTTGCGTATGATGGGACGGTTAGGAATGCATATGGAAACCAGCTTGTCCAATTCTCTTATGGTGTATCTGATAAGGTTACATCCACTGAGGATGAGATATCTTGCCAGATTAGTACTGGCAGTGACAGAAGATGTGGCGGCGAACCTGTGGGCTCGTTGGCTGCATGCTCCATTTCTGAAGCAGCATATAGCGCCTTAGATAAGCCACTTTCTAGTGTGGAAGATTCTTTATTGCTGAAGCTAAAG AAATTATTGATGTCTTCAAAGACGAAGACAGCGGAGGTCCAGAATGTAACACTGTTTCTGTCTAAGAAACTAAAAAGATTGAATTATGGATCTGAGTATGGAGCCATAGCAGTTAAGAGTCATCTGGAGAAAGTTCTTTTTTCAGAAGTTATTTCTGACACTGCAATTGT TTTTTCTGAAGAAAATTGTCAGACCCATCTTAGTCCATGGATCTGCCACTTTCACATTAGCAAG GAAGAGATGCAGAAGAAAGGGCTGAATGTTGCATCTATATCGAGTGCTCTCGAAAAGAATTGTTGCTCTAACTTGAGCAAACAGAAGTTTGAACTGCCAGTCATGCATCTTGATAGCAGAAG TCATTGCTCGATGGCTGGTTCAGAAACCAGTTGTATTGTGGGGTCTGTTGACATCGAAGAGGCTTGTTCCAACCAATTGGCTGGTGTTCGTGACGTGATGATGCCATTTTTGCTTGGGACGGTCATCAAAG GGTTCGTGGAGGTTGAGAAAGTAGATATCGTGTGGAATGATTTGCCCAGGGGATCTCGTACAAGTTCTTCTGGTGAAATGTGTCTAAGAGTTTCCATGGCCAGAAAATTCAAGAACTTCAAGTTCTGGAGTATTATTAAGAATGCCTGTCTCCCCATTATGGATCTAATCGATTGGGAACGCAGTTATCCGAACAGCATCAATGATGTATCTCATGCCTATGGGATAGAGGCTGCATGGGCACACTTTTTCAGA AGTTTGAAGTCTGTAACATCTGATATAGGAAAGAGTATTCTTGAAGAACATCTGCTCCTCATTGCAGATCGTTTGTCTTTTACAGGGGAGTTTCTCGGTTTAACTGCCAAAGGATTAATAACTCAGACATCCACCCCATCTCCATTTAATCAAGCATGCTTCAGT AGACCTCTCTTCAATTTCGTCCAAGCTGCAAAGGATGAAGCTAAAGATGATCTTTCAGGGACCCTAGACGCAGTTGCATGGGGCAAGAAAGTTCCCGTTGGCACTGGTGGCAACTTTGAGATTATTTATTCGCAAAAG GATGACCAAGTTGACAAACTGGATATCTTTAATACGTTATCTACCCAACCGATTTATAAAGACGCGCAAAAGGCGTCCCCTAAAAAAGGTGACAAATGGGATAACTATTCATTTGCAGATGGATTTGCAATCCCAGCTACGCCCGTTAAGTCAGAAAGCATCCCAAAGGCAGTTGGTAACGCTTCTCCTTCAGAAAATGACATATTAGACATGGTCTTTCAATTGCAGAACATCTTGTACAA GTATCCGGTTGGGCATTCTTTGAGTGAAGACGAGATATCCACAATGATTTGTGCTTTGAGTTATCACCCTCGAGGAAATGAGAAGGTGGGATCTGGACTTCGTGAAATTAAG GTTGGTTACCATCCGAAGTATAATTCTCGCTGTTTCAATGTAGTAAGAACTGACGGTAGCATTGAAGATTTCTCGTACCGAAAGTGTGTTTTCGAAGCAGCAAAACGAATTTCTATTCATTGTGCTGAATCGATAATGAAACGGTTTAAGAATGATAACAACAACAGTTACCTGGTGCAAGAGCACAATTGA